The Gemmata palustris genome includes a region encoding these proteins:
- a CDS encoding HIT family protein: MAHDPNCPFCQKLADPIGWPEGEIVWQFPHSVALLGPWQHYTGYCVLVAREHATELSQLGPKRAAFLDEMARLAEAIEACFRPHKLNYELLGNQVPHLHWHIFPRDINDPERLRPVWFAIAEADTNADEKQRLETGTVPRADAVARLRAWLTTNGAPSA; the protein is encoded by the coding sequence ATGGCACACGATCCGAACTGCCCCTTCTGCCAGAAGCTCGCCGACCCAATCGGCTGGCCGGAAGGCGAAATCGTCTGGCAGTTCCCGCACTCTGTCGCGCTCCTCGGGCCGTGGCAGCACTACACCGGGTACTGCGTGCTCGTCGCGCGCGAGCACGCGACCGAACTCAGTCAACTCGGCCCGAAGCGCGCCGCGTTCCTTGATGAAATGGCCCGGCTCGCCGAAGCCATCGAAGCCTGCTTCCGCCCGCACAAACTGAACTACGAACTGCTCGGCAATCAGGTGCCGCACCTGCACTGGCACATCTTCCCGCGCGACATCAACGACCCCGAGCGCCTGCGACCGGTGTGGTTCGCGATTGCAGAAGCCGACACCAACGCGGACGAAAAGCAGCGCCTGGAAACGGGCACGGTGCCGCGCGCCGATGCGGTGGCCCGGCTCCGCGCCTGGCTCACGACCAACGGAGCACCGAGCGCATGA
- the hslV gene encoding ATP-dependent protease subunit HslV: MSRLRATTILAVRTSAGAAIGGDGQVTLGNIVMKADARKVRKLYDGQVLAGFAGAAADAFSLLDRFEQKLRDFQGSVPKAATELAKEWRTDRVLRRLEAMLVVLDREHLLLVSGTGDVIAPTDNVLAIGSGGPYALAAARALMAHTQLKPAELVRAGLEIAGDLCIYTNRNIDVQELEGLKS; encoded by the coding sequence GTGTCCCGACTTCGCGCTACAACTATTTTGGCTGTCAGAACTTCCGCCGGGGCCGCGATCGGCGGCGACGGCCAAGTTACGCTCGGCAACATCGTCATGAAGGCCGACGCCCGCAAGGTCCGCAAGTTGTACGACGGGCAGGTGCTCGCCGGGTTCGCGGGCGCCGCGGCGGACGCATTCAGCCTGCTCGACCGTTTCGAGCAGAAACTCCGCGATTTCCAGGGCTCCGTGCCAAAGGCCGCGACCGAACTGGCGAAGGAATGGCGAACGGACCGTGTCCTGCGTCGGCTCGAAGCGATGCTCGTGGTCCTCGACCGTGAACACCTGCTGCTCGTGAGCGGAACGGGCGACGTGATCGCCCCGACCGACAACGTTCTGGCGATCGGGTCCGGCGGCCCCTACGCACTGGCTGCGGCCCGCGCGCTGATGGCGCACACGCAACTGAAGCCGGCCGAATTGGTGCGCGCCGGGCTGGAGATCGCCGGCGACCTGTGCATCTACACGAACCGTAACATTGATGTACAGGAACTTGAAGGTCTCAAGTCGTAA
- a CDS encoding TIGR02996 domain-containing protein: MSAPIPDEQAALLAAIVAEPDEDTPRLVYADWLQENGDGGQAQFIRASIKLSLMSEGAEGWKELRARLLGLEGARGEAWIKKVGLKVAPLSWECAGFERGLLTKAAYRNVEDFVAEGRVLFARLPVCKLTISPEYFLLDGIQKLTAMPELARLCSLCFNGSHRVCLSLDDWEALIHSPHLSGLREFSATAIALEDEHLLALANCSNLTALTILDLSGNRMTTSDGQLAILRSPHLTGVKKLSLANGDTPENRELINLVVARFGSDAPLRKSVADQ; encoded by the coding sequence ATGTCCGCCCCGATCCCCGACGAACAAGCCGCACTCCTGGCCGCGATCGTCGCGGAGCCGGACGAAGACACCCCGCGCCTCGTCTACGCCGACTGGCTCCAGGAGAACGGCGACGGAGGACAAGCGCAGTTCATTCGTGCCTCGATCAAGTTATCCCTGATGTCCGAAGGGGCAGAAGGGTGGAAAGAATTACGCGCCCGGCTCCTCGGACTCGAAGGCGCGCGTGGCGAAGCTTGGATCAAAAAGGTCGGCTTGAAAGTAGCACCCTTGTCGTGGGAGTGTGCCGGATTCGAGCGCGGATTGCTCACAAAAGCTGCCTACAGGAACGTGGAGGATTTTGTCGCCGAAGGGAGAGTCCTTTTCGCCCGGTTGCCGGTGTGCAAGCTGACGATCTCGCCGGAATATTTTCTCCTTGACGGTATCCAAAAGCTCACCGCAATGCCCGAACTCGCAAGGCTCTGCTCTCTTTGCTTCAACGGTAGCCACCGTGTCTGCCTCTCTTTAGATGATTGGGAGGCGTTGATACACTCGCCGCATCTCTCTGGGCTGCGCGAGTTTTCCGCAACGGCCATCGCGCTGGAGGATGAACACCTGCTCGCTCTCGCCAATTGCTCGAACTTGACAGCCCTGACGATTCTTGACCTGTCAGGCAATCGGATGACCACATCCGACGGGCAACTGGCAATCCTTCGCTCGCCGCACCTGACCGGGGTCAAAAAACTGTCCCTGGCGAACGGCGACACGCCCGAAAACAGAGAACTGATTAATCTTGTCGTCGCCCGATTCGGAAGCGACGCTCCATTACGCAAAAGCGTTGCGGACCAGTAG
- the hemC gene encoding hydroxymethylbilane synthase, with the protein MSTAALRLGTRGSPLALWQANHIADKLRPVAIPRAVELVLIETHGDRDQASALSAMGGFGVFTKAIQNALLDGRADVAVHSLKDLPTIPEPHLELVAVPARGPTGDAFVSRKYKRFDDLPQGATVGTSSLRRRAQVLNQRPDLNLLDLRGNVDTRLRKLDEQNLDAIILAEAGLVRLGLADRITEILDASWMLPAVGQGAIGLECRAQDTETKRLVEQLRCPETFARVQAERAMLYALGGGCLVPIGTTSKVLDGVLTVRGAVLSGDGKRRIVATHTGLVGAPLALGQELAAMLLAEGANEIL; encoded by the coding sequence ATGAGTACGGCTGCCCTTCGACTCGGTACACGCGGCAGCCCGCTCGCGCTGTGGCAAGCGAACCACATCGCCGACAAACTGCGTCCAGTCGCGATACCGCGTGCGGTCGAGTTGGTGCTAATCGAGACGCACGGCGACCGCGATCAGGCCTCGGCGCTCTCCGCGATGGGCGGGTTCGGGGTGTTCACGAAGGCCATTCAGAACGCGCTGCTCGACGGGCGCGCGGACGTCGCCGTCCACAGCCTCAAAGACCTCCCCACGATCCCCGAGCCGCACCTCGAACTCGTCGCGGTGCCCGCACGCGGCCCTACCGGGGACGCCTTCGTTTCACGGAAGTACAAGCGATTCGATGATTTACCGCAAGGCGCGACCGTGGGCACGAGTAGCTTGCGGCGCCGGGCACAGGTGCTGAACCAGCGCCCGGACTTGAACCTGCTCGACCTCCGCGGGAACGTCGATACGCGACTGCGAAAGCTCGACGAGCAGAACCTCGACGCGATCATCCTCGCCGAAGCGGGCCTCGTGCGGCTCGGGCTTGCGGACCGCATCACCGAAATTCTCGATGCGAGCTGGATGCTTCCCGCGGTGGGTCAGGGCGCGATTGGGTTGGAGTGTCGCGCGCAGGACACCGAGACGAAGCGCCTCGTTGAACAGTTGCGCTGCCCGGAGACATTCGCCCGGGTGCAGGCCGAGCGCGCGATGCTGTACGCGCTTGGGGGCGGGTGCCTCGTCCCCATCGGCACCACGTCGAAGGTGCTCGACGGCGTACTGACGGTCCGCGGGGCCGTGCTCTCGGGCGACGGGAAGCGCCGAATCGTCGCGACGCACACCGGGCTCGTGGGAGCCCCGCTCGCGCTCGGTCAGGAACTCGCCGCGATGCTTCTGGCCGAAGGCGCGAACGAAATTCTGTAG
- a CDS encoding sigma-70 family RNA polymerase sigma factor — translation MNTFKSQVLKELTEQQTRFAPAARRQAQIANAQKLLGEIESGKAYPYQYVCYRVTEYRSDAHLDLLLTGDDLKHDLAQFIRRVERSVPPQPIEQTVEPMLTLDEVSRRFNVSTKTISRWRVKGLSARRVKVNGRSQLGFPTIAVERFVAEHKLLVEKGARFSHLTDVEKEGILRLARELRDAGGTLTEVSKKIATQLSRSPEAVRYTIKNFDRGHPEGALYPHATGPLSDAAKQEIYLAKRQHDDDLKNAKPTGDTVNLIAKRFGRTRSSMYRVVNEVRAKELVRQPVDYIYNAEFDDPTREAAMLGEMPGLAEFEAKRIGKTPPKDVPPHMAHLYEWPLLTKEQEQHVFRKMNFLKHQLHKLQDAMDPAKARVQDLVRVDELKDGIRDCRDVLINCNQRLVYAQAKQKLALGENIDDLVSDGNLSLMRAVEKFDYGRGNKFSTYATWAIMKNFARSIPDAKTHKQRYMTGHDDLFEAKADVRTDEQEVLALADQARSRVNRLLEHLDVRTREVIRMRTGLDGSEEMTLEQIGQHFGITKERVRQINVRGMKMLREWAAKENVEVP, via the coding sequence GTGAATACTTTTAAAAGCCAAGTTCTGAAGGAACTGACCGAGCAACAGACCCGGTTCGCCCCGGCCGCGCGCCGGCAGGCCCAGATCGCCAACGCCCAGAAACTCTTGGGCGAAATCGAGTCGGGCAAGGCGTACCCGTACCAATACGTTTGCTACCGCGTGACCGAGTACCGGTCGGACGCGCACCTGGATCTTTTGCTCACGGGCGACGACCTCAAGCACGACCTCGCGCAGTTCATTCGTCGCGTCGAGCGGTCCGTTCCGCCGCAGCCGATCGAGCAGACCGTCGAGCCCATGCTCACGCTCGATGAGGTGAGCAGGCGATTTAACGTCTCTACGAAGACCATTTCCCGGTGGCGTGTGAAAGGTCTGTCCGCGCGGCGGGTGAAAGTTAACGGGCGCAGTCAATTGGGGTTCCCCACCATCGCCGTCGAGCGGTTCGTGGCGGAACACAAATTGCTCGTTGAGAAGGGTGCCCGGTTCAGCCACCTGACGGACGTTGAAAAAGAAGGTATTCTCCGACTGGCACGCGAACTGCGAGATGCCGGCGGGACGCTCACGGAGGTGAGCAAGAAGATCGCGACCCAACTGAGCCGCAGCCCGGAGGCGGTGCGCTACACGATCAAGAACTTCGATCGCGGCCACCCCGAGGGGGCACTGTACCCGCACGCGACCGGTCCGTTGAGTGATGCCGCGAAGCAGGAAATCTACTTGGCCAAGCGACAGCACGATGACGATCTGAAGAACGCCAAACCCACGGGGGATACCGTGAACCTTATTGCCAAACGATTCGGCCGCACCCGGTCCAGTATGTACCGGGTGGTGAACGAAGTGCGGGCCAAGGAACTGGTTCGCCAGCCGGTCGATTACATCTATAACGCCGAGTTCGACGACCCGACCCGCGAAGCCGCCATGCTCGGCGAGATGCCCGGCCTGGCCGAGTTCGAGGCCAAGCGCATCGGCAAGACCCCGCCGAAGGACGTGCCGCCGCACATGGCGCACTTGTACGAGTGGCCGCTGCTCACGAAGGAGCAGGAGCAGCACGTGTTCCGCAAAATGAACTTCCTGAAGCACCAGCTCCACAAGCTCCAGGACGCGATGGACCCCGCGAAGGCCCGGGTGCAGGATCTCGTGCGCGTCGACGAACTGAAGGACGGCATCCGAGACTGTCGCGACGTGCTCATCAACTGCAACCAACGGTTGGTGTACGCCCAGGCGAAGCAGAAACTCGCGCTCGGCGAGAACATCGACGACCTCGTGAGCGACGGGAACCTTTCGCTGATGCGGGCGGTCGAAAAATTCGACTACGGTCGTGGAAATAAGTTCAGCACCTACGCGACGTGGGCCATCATGAAGAACTTCGCCCGGTCGATACCGGACGCGAAGACCCACAAGCAGCGGTACATGACGGGCCACGATGACCTGTTTGAAGCGAAGGCCGATGTGCGCACAGATGAGCAAGAAGTGCTCGCACTCGCGGACCAAGCTCGGTCCCGCGTGAACCGGCTCCTCGAGCACCTCGACGTTCGCACCCGGGAAGTGATCCGGATGCGGACCGGCCTGGACGGGTCCGAGGAAATGACGCTGGAGCAGATCGGCCAGCACTTCGGCATCACGAAGGAGCGGGTGCGCCAGATCAACGTTCGCGGGATGAAGATGCTCCGCGAATGGGCCGCGAAGGAAAACGTCGAAGTGCCGTGA
- a CDS encoding IS701 family transposase gives MSVPKVFPRDYIEFLIATPKACSGAEAARVQPAVPDPPAHDAFTRLLTRLEPDPSTLWAEAATQVRRAGGVLVIDDSTLDKPYAKAIELVTRHWSGKHHAVVQGINLVSLLWTDGDRHIPCDYRVYDTGDGRTKNDHFGDMIRTAYARRFKPRCVVFDGWYSSLDNLKLIRDCGWTWLTRLKSNRLVNLDRRGTRALADTAIAATGTEVWLPGFGLVKVFGIAIPNGGTAYWATNDLAMTDLARLQLADFSWAIENYHRGIKQCTGIERCQCRTARAQRNHIGLALRAFLRFEAHCFARGVSWVEAKTAIIRDAVRSYLTRPHICFPNMRTA, from the coding sequence ATGAGCGTACCCAAGGTGTTCCCGCGCGACTACATCGAGTTCCTGATCGCGACCCCGAAGGCGTGCTCGGGGGCGGAAGCCGCGCGGGTGCAGCCGGCGGTCCCGGACCCGCCGGCCCACGACGCCTTCACTCGCCTGCTGACCCGATTGGAGCCGGACCCGAGCACCCTTTGGGCCGAAGCCGCAACCCAAGTCCGGCGCGCCGGCGGTGTCCTTGTCATAGATGACTCGACCCTCGACAAGCCTTACGCCAAGGCCATCGAACTGGTGACCCGGCACTGGTCCGGCAAGCACCACGCGGTCGTCCAGGGGATCAACTTGGTGTCCTTGCTGTGGACCGACGGGGATCGCCATATCCCGTGCGATTACCGGGTGTACGACACGGGCGACGGGCGCACCAAGAACGACCACTTCGGGGACATGATCCGGACCGCCTACGCGCGCCGGTTCAAGCCCCGGTGCGTCGTATTCGACGGCTGGTACAGTAGTTTGGACAACCTCAAATTGATACGCGACTGCGGGTGGACGTGGCTCACCCGGCTCAAGTCGAACCGGCTGGTAAACCTCGACCGTCGGGGCACGCGAGCCCTGGCGGACACGGCCATTGCAGCCACGGGCACGGAGGTGTGGCTGCCGGGGTTCGGGTTGGTGAAGGTATTCGGGATCGCCATCCCAAACGGTGGCACCGCGTACTGGGCCACCAACGATTTGGCGATGACGGACTTGGCGCGGTTGCAGCTCGCGGACTTCTCCTGGGCCATCGAGAACTACCACCGAGGGATCAAACAATGCACCGGGATCGAGCGGTGCCAGTGCCGAACGGCCCGCGCGCAGCGGAACCACATCGGGTTGGCCCTGCGCGCGTTCCTCCGGTTCGAGGCCCACTGCTTCGCCCGTGGCGTCAGTTGGGTGGAAGCCAAGACCGCCATCATTCGAGACGCGGTCCGCAGCTACCTCACGCGACCTCATATTTGCTTCCCAAACATGCGGACTGCGTAA
- a CDS encoding ATP-binding cassette domain-containing protein, producing the protein MSDSQNVLELTHATVVCGVREILRAFDWTVREGEAWAVIGPTGSGKTTLAEALLGRHPLNGGDLRWPLFDRLRAEGRKIDYPSQVVAHVTFREDSRLFSYAGRYYQQRFEFSDSETPLSLEQFLRTGTSASGAELAAICQRFGIADLLPQPFMTLSNGQTRRSRLARAMLSKPEVLVLDDPFIGLDAAARADLAALLHELVNDGKRLVLICREDMAPEWTTNVLRLGEKDRPTPPAPIASCEGAPPTVSPCDPLLAGKGEQRQPPPPSPLPEGKGEQAREASEIGTTRHDHSFSPFPSGRGDGGVGSSPPPIIELRNVTVAHAGHTILDRVSWTVRTGERWAVLGPNGSGKTTLLSLLCGDHPQAYSNDIQLFGRRRGTGETIWDVKRNVGLLSPEFHLYFTQPLTADRAAATGFFDAVSDHDTTPEQNARVKDLFAAFGITHLAGRAFKTLSTGEQRLVLLARALVKRPPLVILDEPFQGLDAAATARCRAWLETEIGPDQTLLFVTHELSELPRTVTQTLRLQKGRVV; encoded by the coding sequence ATGAGTGATTCACAGAACGTACTCGAATTGACCCACGCGACCGTCGTCTGCGGGGTACGGGAGATCCTTCGCGCCTTCGATTGGACCGTGCGCGAGGGCGAGGCGTGGGCCGTGATCGGACCCACGGGGAGCGGCAAAACGACGCTCGCGGAAGCGCTTTTGGGGCGCCACCCGCTCAACGGCGGCGACCTGCGCTGGCCGCTGTTCGACCGGCTCCGCGCGGAGGGGCGGAAGATCGATTACCCCTCGCAGGTGGTTGCGCACGTTACGTTTCGGGAAGACTCGCGGCTGTTCTCATACGCGGGTCGTTATTACCAACAGCGGTTTGAATTTTCCGACAGCGAAACTCCGTTATCGCTGGAACAGTTCTTGCGCACGGGCACCAGTGCGAGCGGCGCCGAGCTCGCTGCGATCTGCCAGAGATTCGGAATCGCGGACCTGCTCCCGCAACCGTTCATGACGCTCTCGAACGGCCAGACGCGCCGGTCCCGGCTCGCCCGCGCGATGCTCTCGAAACCGGAAGTGCTGGTCCTCGACGACCCGTTCATCGGGCTCGATGCGGCCGCGCGCGCCGACCTCGCCGCGCTGCTGCACGAACTGGTGAACGACGGGAAGCGGCTCGTGCTGATTTGCCGCGAGGACATGGCGCCGGAGTGGACCACGAACGTACTGAGATTGGGGGAAAAAGACAGACCTACCCCCCCTGCCCCCATCGCCTCTTGTGAGGGAGCCCCCCCCACGGTTTCCCCCTGCGACCCCCTCCTGGCAGGGAAGGGGGAACAAAGGCAACCTCCCCCCCCGTCCCCCCTCCCTGAAGGGAAGGGGGAGCAGGCGCGCGAAGCCTCAGAGATTGGGACCACACGCCACGACCATTCTTTCTCCCCCTTCCCTTCAGGGAGGGGGGACGGGGGGGTAGGTTCCTCCCCCCCACCCATTATCGAGCTGCGTAACGTGACCGTTGCGCACGCGGGGCACACGATCCTGGACCGCGTGTCGTGGACGGTACGCACGGGCGAACGGTGGGCCGTGTTGGGGCCGAACGGGAGCGGGAAGACGACCCTGCTCAGCCTGTTGTGCGGCGACCACCCGCAAGCGTACTCGAACGACATCCAGTTGTTCGGTCGGCGCCGCGGAACCGGCGAAACCATTTGGGACGTGAAACGCAACGTCGGGCTACTGTCGCCCGAGTTCCACCTGTACTTCACCCAACCGCTCACCGCGGACCGCGCCGCGGCGACGGGGTTCTTCGACGCGGTCTCCGATCACGACACCACGCCCGAACAGAACGCCCGCGTGAAGGACCTGTTCGCGGCGTTCGGTATCACGCACCTCGCGGGGCGCGCGTTCAAAACCCTTTCGACCGGCGAGCAGCGGCTCGTGCTCCTCGCGCGGGCACTCGTGAAGCGCCCGCCGCTCGTGATCCTGGATGAACCGTTCCAGGGGCTCGATGCGGCCGCGACCGCGCGCTGCCGCGCGTGGCTCGAAACCGAAATCGGCCCCGACCAGACGCTGCTGTTCGTGACGCACGAGCTGAGCGAGCTCCCGCGCACGGTTACGCAAACACTACGCTTGCAAAAAGGGCGCGTGGTGTAG
- a CDS encoding FG-GAP-like repeat-containing protein produces MRTDTRLRAHRPRAGTTLTAPALRLETLEPRDVPAILIQFDYSYDTSGFFASHADARAVLERAATDLGNSLTANLAAINPSGSNSWTATFFNPSGSGEISLSNLSIGANTLKVFVGTRTTAGSEAGVGGPGGYRISGSTAWSSSLLSRGHSGYAPWGGSLSFDTSVGWYFGQSASGLTSNKADFYTAATHELGHLLGIGTAPQWTALVSGSTFRGAQSMAAYGGAIPLYTDGAHWADGVTVGGKATVMDPILPQGLRVAWSALDAAALRDLGWNTTAASTPEPTVPPIVRVPVAGTQPIAFTGNADGTVSLFTVSNGVLTDTGTRLTPFVGYRGAIRVASGDFNGDGVTDYAFTTGAGPQTVVEIVNGADGSLLMDQTIVFQGFTGGLFLAAGDIDRDGIDDLVISADAGAGPHIQTFRVVGGGLQLQSSFFAFDNPAFRGGARVAVGDINRDGYADVVVTTGGQAIGRVAVYSGSDLRRGAATRLIPDFIPFAGLWTGLNAAVGDMDGDGYAELAISPDRGGPAHVKIWSGATLTAGSSVQASALPLTASFYAFPPTDPSGARLALRDTNGDGRDELFAASGNRLNSVARVFSYEQAVAGGAGAPTAQPFSTTVTYDGLYAGLHLAPATTSDSASSETTNSGDEPYTVTIPPVTHKCMCGACAALAALTGTETGAAALFSSVPVK; encoded by the coding sequence ATGCGGACCGACACCCGTCTTCGCGCGCATCGTCCCCGCGCCGGTACAACGCTCACGGCCCCCGCTCTCAGGCTCGAAACACTGGAACCGCGAGACGTCCCCGCGATCCTCATCCAGTTCGACTACAGCTACGATACCAGTGGGTTTTTCGCGAGCCACGCGGACGCCCGCGCGGTCCTCGAGCGCGCGGCCACCGACTTGGGTAACAGCCTCACCGCGAACCTCGCCGCGATCAACCCGTCCGGCTCGAACTCCTGGACCGCGACGTTCTTCAACCCGTCCGGCTCGGGCGAAATCTCGCTCTCGAACCTGAGCATCGGGGCGAACACGCTGAAGGTGTTCGTCGGCACGCGCACGACCGCGGGCTCGGAGGCCGGGGTCGGTGGGCCGGGCGGGTACCGCATTTCGGGCTCGACGGCGTGGTCGAGTTCGCTCCTGTCGCGGGGGCACAGCGGGTACGCGCCGTGGGGCGGGAGCCTCTCGTTCGACACCTCCGTGGGCTGGTACTTCGGTCAATCCGCCTCCGGGCTGACCTCGAACAAGGCCGACTTCTACACTGCCGCCACGCACGAACTCGGGCACCTGCTAGGAATCGGGACCGCGCCGCAGTGGACCGCGCTGGTCAGCGGGTCGACGTTCCGGGGGGCACAATCGATGGCCGCATACGGCGGCGCGATTCCCCTCTATACCGACGGCGCGCACTGGGCCGATGGCGTCACGGTCGGCGGTAAGGCGACCGTGATGGACCCGATTCTCCCGCAAGGGCTCCGCGTCGCGTGGTCCGCGCTCGACGCCGCCGCACTTCGCGACCTGGGCTGGAACACGACCGCGGCCTCGACCCCCGAGCCGACGGTGCCGCCCATCGTGCGCGTCCCGGTCGCGGGGACGCAGCCGATCGCGTTCACCGGGAACGCGGACGGCACGGTGTCGCTGTTCACCGTGTCCAACGGTGTTCTGACCGACACGGGTACGCGCTTAACTCCGTTCGTCGGCTACCGCGGCGCGATCCGCGTGGCGAGTGGCGATTTCAACGGGGACGGCGTGACCGATTACGCCTTCACCACGGGCGCCGGTCCGCAAACCGTTGTCGAAATCGTCAACGGCGCGGACGGCAGCCTGTTGATGGATCAGACGATCGTCTTCCAGGGGTTCACGGGCGGGCTGTTCCTCGCGGCCGGCGACATTGATCGCGACGGGATCGATGACCTTGTGATCTCGGCCGACGCGGGGGCCGGTCCGCACATTCAGACGTTCCGCGTGGTGGGCGGCGGGCTTCAACTCCAATCGAGTTTCTTCGCGTTCGATAACCCCGCGTTCCGCGGTGGGGCGCGCGTCGCGGTCGGGGACATCAACCGCGACGGGTACGCGGACGTGGTCGTCACGACCGGCGGCCAGGCCATCGGGCGGGTCGCGGTCTACAGCGGGTCCGATCTGCGTCGGGGCGCCGCGACGCGGTTGATCCCGGATTTCATCCCGTTCGCGGGGCTGTGGACGGGGTTGAACGCGGCCGTGGGCGACATGGACGGCGACGGGTACGCGGAACTGGCCATCTCCCCGGATCGCGGTGGTCCCGCGCACGTCAAGATCTGGTCGGGCGCGACGCTGACGGCGGGTTCCAGTGTGCAGGCCAGCGCGCTTCCGCTCACGGCGAGTTTCTATGCGTTCCCGCCGACCGACCCGAGTGGCGCGCGACTGGCGCTACGCGATACGAACGGCGACGGGCGCGACGAACTGTTTGCCGCTAGTGGGAACCGCCTCAATTCGGTGGCCCGCGTGTTCAGCTACGAGCAGGCGGTCGCGGGCGGAGCCGGGGCGCCGACCGCGCAACCGTTCAGCACCACCGTTACTTATGACGGCCTGTACGCCGGCCTGCACCTTGCGCCCGCAACCACATCCGACTCGGCTTCCTCTGAAACGACGAACAGCGGAGACGAACCTTACACGGTCACGATTCCGCCGGTAACGCACAAGTGTATGTGCGGGGCGTGCGCGGCGCTGGCCGCACTGACGGGAACCGAGACCGGCGCGGCCGCGCTGTTCTCATCGGTTCCTGTGAAGTGA
- the glgA gene encoding glycogen synthase GlgA, with translation MAGLRVLVAASEVVGFAKTGGLADVAGALPAALARRGNSVSVVMPFYNSVRRSGVPIERTGIVLPVPMGDRVLACRVYRSHLPGTSVPVFLVEHAPYFERDDPKSGRGLYQEQVGGNKQDYGDNGARFVFFCRAVMELVPNLGFAPDIIHANDWQTGLIPVYLAETHRHNPGYQRIRSVFTIHNIAYQGSFPRELMNFTGLPGWLYNPGQLEHYGLNFLKAGIVFADAVTTVSPTYAREIQTGEFGYGMEGLLNNLHWKLSGIVNGCDYEHWNPARDLRIAAQYTPETVFEKKARCKADLQHRFHLPGKPAAPVLGVIARLVAQKGIDIILSAAQGFLDLGCQLVVLGDGDREYHDQLQALRDKNPDQVGIYLGFNETLAHVIEAGSDLFLMPSRYEPCGLNQMYSLKYGTPPVVRSTGGLADTVVNATEENLADRRATGFSFNDYTAGALYETVRWALTLYRDRPKDFKQIVTTAMVQDWSWDRSAEVYERLYRRVAGLS, from the coding sequence GTGGCCGGCTTGCGGGTGTTGGTGGCGGCGAGCGAAGTGGTCGGGTTCGCCAAAACGGGGGGGCTGGCGGACGTTGCCGGGGCGCTGCCCGCGGCACTGGCGCGGCGCGGGAACTCCGTCTCCGTTGTGATGCCGTTCTACAACTCCGTGCGCCGGTCCGGGGTGCCCATCGAGCGCACCGGGATCGTGCTCCCCGTGCCAATGGGCGACCGGGTGCTCGCGTGCCGCGTGTACCGCTCGCACTTACCGGGCACGTCCGTCCCGGTGTTCCTCGTCGAACACGCCCCGTACTTCGAGCGCGACGACCCGAAGAGCGGGCGCGGGCTGTACCAGGAACAGGTGGGTGGCAACAAACAGGACTACGGCGACAACGGCGCGCGGTTCGTCTTCTTCTGCCGCGCGGTGATGGAACTCGTTCCGAACCTCGGGTTCGCGCCGGACATCATCCACGCGAACGACTGGCAAACGGGACTGATACCGGTTTACTTGGCCGAAACGCACCGCCACAATCCCGGGTACCAGCGCATCCGCTCGGTGTTCACCATTCACAACATCGCGTACCAGGGCTCGTTCCCGCGCGAGTTGATGAACTTCACGGGCCTCCCCGGGTGGCTGTACAACCCCGGTCAACTCGAACACTACGGGCTGAACTTCCTCAAAGCCGGCATCGTGTTCGCGGACGCGGTTACCACCGTTAGCCCGACCTACGCGCGCGAGATCCAGACGGGCGAGTTCGGCTACGGAATGGAGGGGTTGCTCAACAACCTCCACTGGAAACTGTCCGGCATCGTAAACGGGTGCGACTACGAGCACTGGAACCCGGCCCGCGACCTGCGTATTGCCGCACAGTACACGCCCGAAACCGTGTTCGAGAAGAAGGCGCGGTGCAAGGCGGACCTGCAGCACCGGTTCCACCTGCCGGGGAAGCCCGCCGCGCCCGTTCTGGGCGTCATCGCCCGACTCGTCGCCCAAAAGGGCATCGACATCATCCTCAGTGCGGCGCAGGGGTTTCTCGACCTCGGCTGTCAACTCGTGGTGCTCGGCGACGGGGACCGCGAGTACCACGACCAGCTCCAGGCGCTCCGCGACAAGAACCCGGACCAGGTCGGCATCTACCTCGGGTTCAACGAAACGCTCGCCCACGTGATCGAAGCGGGGAGCGATTTGTTCCTCATGCCGAGCCGCTACGAACCGTGCGGCCTAAATCAGATGTACAGTCTGAAGTACGGCACGCCGCCCGTGGTGCGCTCGACGGGCGGTCTCGCGGACACCGTGGTGAACGCGACCGAAGAGAACCTCGCCGACCGGCGCGCGACCGGGTTCAGTTTCAACGACTACACCGCGGGCGCGCTGTACGAAACGGTGCGGTGGGCGCTGACGCTGTACCGCGACCGGCCCAAGGACTTCAAACAGATCGTGACCACCGCGATGGTCCAGGACTGGAGCTGGGACCGCAGCGCCGAGGTCTACGAGCGCCTGTACCGCCGCGTCGCCGGGCTCAGTTGA